In Siniperca chuatsi isolate FFG_IHB_CAS linkage group LG16, ASM2008510v1, whole genome shotgun sequence, the following proteins share a genomic window:
- the LOC122863201 gene encoding trace amine-associated receptor 1-like gives MEVSVNRTDVITEIHPCYKIDVSYVLTSNPSTICVLFHIFLGSLSAVTVCGNLLVIISIIYFKQLHTPTNSLILSLAVADLLVGVLVFPLTMEFSISSCLYYDDLFCKVRGSFDVSLCTSSILNLCCISVDRYYAVCQPLAYRTKINYRVVFVMILVSWGVSVLIGISLIFAGINQEKCAATCLIDVVMTNILGLIFSFYLPVIVMLCIYLKIFLVAQRQARSIQNTTCQSTKSRATVSKMERKATKTLAIVMGVFLMCWFPFFLCTTVLSFSHVYVPLPLIELLNWLALSNSMLNPFIYAFFYSWFRSAFRMIISGKIIQGDFTNSKLL, from the coding sequence ATGGAAGTCAGCGTCAACAGGACTGATGTTATTACTGAGATACATCCCTGCTATAAAATAGATGTATCTTACGTACTGACAAGCAACCCTTCCACAATATGTGTATTGTTTCACATTTTCCTTGGTTCATTATCTGCTGTAACTGTGTGTGGAAACCTTCTTGTAATAATTTCCATCATTTACTTCAAACAGCTCCACACTCCTACTaactctctcattctctctctggctgtggcTGACCTGCTTGTTGGTGTTTTAGTCTTTCCTCTCACCATGGAATTCTCTATAAGCTCATGTCTGTATTATGATGATTTATTTTGCAAAGTACGGGGCAGCTTTGATGTATCACTGTGCACATCTTCTATTCTAAACTTGTGCTGTATTTCTGTTGACAGATATTATGCAGTGTGTCAGCCTCTGGCATATAGAACTAAAATAAATTATCGTGTTGTCTTCGTCATGATACTGGTAAGCTGGGGGGTTTCTGTCCTAATTGGAATTAGCTTAATCTTTGCAGGAATAAACCAAGAAAAATGTGCTGCAACATGTTTAATTGATGTTGTAATGACAAACATTTTGGgacttattttctcattttacctCCCAGTGATTGTAATGCTCTGTATCTACCTGAAGATTTTCCTTGTTGCACAGAGACAGGCACGCAGCATCCAGAACACAACCTGTCAGAGCACAAAGTCTAGAGCAACTGTGAgtaagatggagagaaaggcCACCAAAACGCTGGCTATTGTTATGGGAGTTTTTTTGATGTGTTggtttcctttctttctttgtacCACCGTTCTTTCTTTCAGTCATGTTTATGTGCCACTTCCATTGATTGAATTGCTTAACTGGCTTGCACTGTCAAATTCAATGCTCAATCCATTTATATATGCTTTCTTTTACAGCTGGTTCAGATCAGCTTTCAGAATGATAATTTCTGGAAAAATAATTCAAGGTGATTTCACTAACTCAAAACTGCTCTGA